Proteins encoded by one window of uncultured Draconibacterium sp.:
- a CDS encoding glycosyltransferase family 4 protein has product MKVLMFGWEFPPHISGGLGTACYGLTKGMSELDDIEVTFVVPKAFGDEDQERMKLIGANTIPVNRKTVHFNSDTKSMEYLEVDSPLLPYVTEDEFWQLKSRRYSNKTKFVETDDQSKINFSGGYGPDLLKEIREYALVAQLIAEENECDIIHAHDWLTYPAGIAAREACRKPLVIHVHATEFDRSGGDVNPKVYAIEREGMEAADKIITVSNLTRKIVIEKYGINPDKVVTVYNAVESVENEKGSLPPKGVNDKVVTFLGRITMQKGPGYFIEAANLVLKKMQNARFVMAGSGDMMNEMVTRTAELGISDRFHFTGFLKGNDVNDLFNMTDVFVMPSVSEPFGIVPLEAMQLNVPVIISKQSGVAEILKHAIKIDFWDTYAMADAIYGVLNYASLANYFKSEGKSEVNALKWIHSANEVRKVYLNTLQQN; this is encoded by the coding sequence ATGAAGGTATTAATGTTTGGATGGGAGTTTCCTCCCCACATTTCAGGTGGACTGGGAACAGCATGTTATGGATTAACAAAAGGAATGTCGGAACTGGATGACATTGAAGTGACTTTTGTGGTACCAAAAGCTTTTGGCGACGAAGACCAGGAGCGCATGAAACTCATCGGGGCAAATACTATTCCTGTTAACCGAAAGACAGTTCATTTCAATTCGGATACAAAATCAATGGAATACCTGGAAGTAGATTCACCACTACTACCTTATGTTACCGAAGATGAATTTTGGCAGTTGAAAAGCCGGCGTTATTCCAATAAAACCAAATTTGTAGAAACCGACGATCAATCAAAAATAAATTTCAGCGGTGGCTACGGCCCCGATCTTTTAAAAGAGATTCGTGAGTATGCTTTGGTGGCGCAATTGATTGCCGAAGAAAATGAGTGTGACATAATACATGCGCACGACTGGCTAACTTATCCTGCCGGAATAGCAGCTCGCGAAGCATGCCGCAAACCTTTGGTTATTCACGTTCATGCTACTGAGTTTGATAGAAGTGGTGGCGATGTAAATCCGAAAGTTTATGCCATTGAACGCGAGGGCATGGAAGCCGCCGATAAAATAATTACAGTGAGTAACCTCACGCGTAAGATTGTCATTGAGAAATACGGGATAAATCCTGATAAAGTAGTCACGGTTTATAATGCAGTAGAATCGGTAGAAAACGAAAAGGGTAGTTTGCCACCAAAAGGAGTTAACGACAAGGTTGTGACTTTTTTGGGGCGTATTACCATGCAAAAAGGACCCGGCTATTTTATTGAGGCAGCAAACCTTGTGTTGAAAAAAATGCAGAATGCACGTTTTGTAATGGCCGGAAGTGGCGATATGATGAATGAAATGGTTACGCGTACTGCCGAACTGGGAATAAGCGATCGTTTTCATTTTACCGGCTTTTTGAAAGGCAACGATGTGAATGATTTGTTTAATATGACCGATGTTTTTGTTATGCCTTCAGTTTCAGAGCCTTTTGGAATAGTACCGCTTGAAGCTATGCAACTGAATGTGCCGGTTATAATTTCCAAGCAGTCGGGAGTGGCCGAAATATTAAAACATGCCATAAAAATTGATTTTTGGGATACCTATGCGATGGCTGATGCTATTTATGGTGTTTTAAATTATGCTTCGCTGGCCAACTATTTTAAAAGCGAAGGCAAAAGTGAGGTAAATGCACTAAAATGGATTCATTCGGCCAATGAGGTTAGAAAAGTTTACCTGAATACATTGCAACAAAATTAA
- a CDS encoding glycoside hydrolase family 57 protein produces the protein MKQICLFFQIHQPFRHRRYRFFDIGNDHYYYDDYSNESIVSKIANTCYLPANKLLLELAEKYGKKFKVAFSITGVALEQFELYAPEVIKSFQKLAKTGCVEFLAETYSHSLSSLKDMDSFADQVKRHDEQLVRLFGQKPKVFRNTEMIYSDEIGERVAKMGYSAMLTEGAKHILGWKSPNFLYVNAINPRLKILMRNYKMSDDIAFRFSDNKWDKYPLTAEKFVGWLEDAADEEEIVNLFLGYDTFGNRQPKESGIFEFLKAASEQIIDSKCLTFSTPSEAAEELQPVSAVSVPHPISWSDEERDLSAWLGNGMQKEAFGKLYDMKAQMAKCSDPKLQKDWNYMQASDHFFYMSTKFFSNGDPHSAYSNFDSPYEAFINYMNVLSDFKIRLNANVPESEVENEIASLHRLLEEKEEKIRKMEENLRRLQKIKKQKSSTRKKK, from the coding sequence ATGAAGCAGATTTGTTTATTTTTTCAGATACATCAACCATTCAGGCACCGCCGTTACCGTTTTTTTGATATCGGTAACGATCATTATTATTACGACGATTATTCAAACGAAAGTATTGTTAGCAAAATAGCAAATACATGCTACCTGCCTGCAAATAAGTTATTATTGGAACTGGCGGAAAAATATGGTAAGAAGTTTAAAGTTGCTTTCTCGATAACCGGTGTAGCACTGGAACAGTTTGAACTTTATGCTCCCGAGGTGATTAAATCGTTTCAGAAACTGGCAAAAACCGGGTGCGTTGAGTTTTTAGCCGAAACATATTCACATTCGCTGAGCAGTTTAAAAGACATGGATTCTTTTGCCGACCAGGTGAAAAGGCACGATGAGCAGTTGGTTCGTTTATTCGGGCAGAAACCCAAAGTGTTCCGAAACACCGAAATGATTTACTCCGATGAGATTGGCGAACGGGTAGCTAAAATGGGCTACTCGGCCATGTTAACCGAAGGCGCAAAGCACATATTAGGTTGGAAAAGTCCTAATTTTTTGTACGTAAATGCCATTAATCCGCGCTTAAAAATTTTAATGCGGAATTACAAAATGAGTGATGATATTGCATTTCGTTTTTCTGATAACAAATGGGATAAATACCCGCTAACAGCAGAGAAATTTGTAGGTTGGCTTGAAGACGCGGCAGATGAAGAAGAGATTGTTAATTTGTTTTTGGGTTACGATACATTCGGAAACCGTCAACCAAAAGAGAGTGGCATTTTCGAATTTCTAAAAGCAGCGTCAGAACAAATAATTGATAGTAAATGCCTTACGTTTTCTACACCATCAGAAGCGGCCGAAGAACTTCAGCCGGTTTCGGCGGTTAGTGTTCCGCATCCTATTTCATGGTCGGATGAGGAGCGTGATTTAAGTGCATGGCTTGGAAATGGGATGCAAAAAGAAGCTTTTGGAAAGCTTTACGACATGAAAGCACAAATGGCTAAATGTTCAGATCCAAAGCTCCAGAAGGACTGGAACTACATGCAGGCCAGCGACCATTTTTTTTACATGTCGACAAAATTTTTCTCCAATGGAGATCCCCATAGTGCATACAGTAATTTCGACTCGCCTTATGAAGCCTTCATAAATTATATGAATGTATTAAGCGATTTCAAAATCCGGCTGAATGCAAATGTTCCTGAGAGTGAAGTGGAGAATGAAATAGCGTCGCTTCACCGCCTTTTGGAAGAAAAAGAAGAAAAAATTAGGAAGATGGAGGAAAATCTGCGTCGTTTACAGAAAATAAAGAAGCAAAAAAGCAGTACCAGAAAGAAAAAATAG